One Oceanicoccus sagamiensis genomic region harbors:
- a CDS encoding sulfatase-like hydrolase/transferase, with protein sequence MKSLFNDYWMFAALIGFSIWQPLLDVFSRSIEFFVAWRLSGYEIFALVFVSYFIVPAFFVALLCLTKKLNKGFGGFIEFVLVFVFSCLIFLVSLPNADVLALELKILCCLAFSAITVFFYVKKTVFKQFLTYAGLLSILFPAMFFVSLYMGDFFKSTNDAKSVVSELKGPSNHPPVVLIVLDELSLISLLDGKGRLDKVRYPNIGRFAKDGVWYINAQSAGVHTTESVPALLSSTLKHELTLPNIANYPDNLFTLLSADFELYVSETGTQLCPESDCQDDLVPFNRKIKGVAFDFGLTYLHLVLPERIKAKLPSINHQLNDFGAFMTLDGRDVIGQRLNKHGDFIEKVRSRKGVATPFFYSHLLLPHYPWVLLPSGKQHTKKFKIEGLINEKWTGDSWQVTQGYQQHLLQTVFVDTLFGEIVSTLKEEGLYENSLIILTSDHGVGFSPGGYRRLSRKVYESLNSPVAKENFLSVPLIIKYPHSNKGEISYREASTLDILPTIADVVGKEIPFDVQGVSLLRPLKAKAENNMFPFVDSLPLKKKIALFGEGDIGNIFKVGDRFDVIGKKLTGSEKDSDLTGKVVISNLPDFNRVDKSSDFIPAKIEGQVLVEQDRRLFLALAVNDIVCAVSRVKLKLGEVANFSFLTQENCFIDGNNTLKVLEIINEKSPLQMVFDSRTTEEAARVQRSIFLKDGSVLRESREMLDGRVDHVSYDEEKGSLVVWGWAADIVSGETADYVLYRVGKKLFFGSQVDGERSGLAKHYKKDGLRYAGYGFSIPSHLVAGKEFEILWVSKEGKYGPLSLHKFNNISLDIEQKLSDKELPDVDEFGVMQQGFY encoded by the coding sequence ATGAAAAGCCTATTTAATGACTATTGGATGTTTGCTGCCCTGATTGGCTTTTCTATATGGCAGCCGCTATTGGATGTTTTCTCTAGAAGTATTGAGTTCTTTGTGGCGTGGCGTTTGTCGGGTTATGAAATTTTTGCGCTTGTTTTTGTTTCATATTTTATTGTCCCTGCGTTTTTTGTGGCTCTATTATGCTTAACTAAAAAGTTGAATAAAGGCTTTGGCGGTTTTATAGAGTTCGTTTTAGTGTTTGTTTTTTCGTGCTTGATTTTTCTTGTTTCCTTACCAAATGCAGATGTATTGGCGCTTGAATTAAAGATTTTATGTTGCCTTGCTTTTTCTGCTATTACTGTTTTTTTCTATGTGAAAAAAACGGTTTTCAAGCAATTTTTAACCTATGCAGGGCTTTTATCCATATTGTTTCCGGCGATGTTCTTTGTCAGTCTTTATATGGGCGATTTCTTTAAGTCTACTAATGATGCCAAATCTGTTGTCAGCGAGTTAAAGGGGCCGTCAAATCACCCCCCGGTTGTACTCATCGTTCTCGATGAACTTTCCCTGATTAGTTTATTAGACGGTAAAGGGAGGCTGGACAAGGTCCGTTATCCCAATATTGGGCGTTTTGCTAAAGATGGTGTTTGGTATATCAATGCGCAATCGGCTGGAGTGCATACAACGGAGTCGGTTCCGGCGCTGTTATCAAGCACCCTAAAACATGAACTGACTTTGCCGAATATTGCTAACTACCCCGACAATCTATTTACTTTATTGTCTGCGGATTTTGAGTTGTATGTGAGTGAGACGGGGACTCAGTTGTGCCCTGAGAGTGACTGCCAAGATGATCTTGTGCCATTTAACAGAAAGATCAAGGGCGTGGCTTTTGATTTTGGCTTGACCTATTTGCACCTGGTTCTGCCTGAGAGAATAAAAGCCAAGCTGCCATCGATCAATCACCAACTAAACGATTTTGGTGCTTTTATGACCTTGGATGGCAGAGACGTAATAGGTCAGCGTCTCAACAAACATGGCGATTTTATTGAAAAAGTGCGATCGCGAAAGGGCGTAGCAACGCCGTTCTTTTATTCCCACTTATTGCTGCCTCATTACCCATGGGTTTTATTACCTTCAGGCAAGCAGCATACAAAAAAATTCAAAATTGAGGGCTTGATTAATGAAAAGTGGACTGGTGATAGCTGGCAAGTAACACAAGGTTACCAACAACATCTATTGCAGACGGTCTTTGTCGATACACTCTTTGGAGAAATCGTCAGTACGCTGAAGGAAGAAGGCCTATATGAGAATTCCTTGATTATATTGACGAGTGATCACGGTGTCGGCTTTAGTCCAGGGGGATATCGCCGCTTATCACGCAAAGTTTATGAAAGTTTGAACTCTCCCGTTGCTAAAGAAAATTTCCTGTCAGTACCTTTGATAATAAAGTACCCCCATAGCAACAAAGGTGAAATATCATATCGCGAGGCCAGCACATTAGATATTTTGCCCACTATTGCTGATGTTGTTGGTAAAGAGATTCCTTTTGATGTGCAGGGCGTCTCATTGCTTAGACCGTTAAAAGCTAAAGCTGAAAATAATATGTTTCCATTTGTGGATAGCTTGCCATTAAAGAAAAAAATAGCTCTATTTGGTGAAGGCGATATTGGCAACATATTTAAAGTTGGCGATAGGTTTGATGTGATAGGGAAAAAGTTGACCGGCTCAGAAAAGGACAGCGATTTAACCGGTAAAGTAGTCATTTCAAATTTACCTGATTTTAACCGTGTTGATAAAAGCTCCGATTTTATTCCTGCTAAAATTGAAGGCCAGGTTTTAGTGGAACAAGATCGAAGGCTTTTTCTTGCCCTGGCGGTTAATGATATTGTGTGTGCAGTTTCTCGTGTAAAACTAAAGCTTGGTGAGGTGGCCAATTTCAGTTTTTTGACCCAGGAGAACTGCTTTATCGATGGAAATAACACACTAAAAGTACTCGAAATTATCAATGAGAAAAGTCCGTTGCAAATGGTCTTTGATAGTCGAACTACAGAAGAGGCGGCCAGAGTTCAGCGATCAATTTTTTTGAAAGATGGCAGCGTATTAAGGGAGTCTAGAGAGATGCTGGATGGCCGAGTAGATCATGTCTCCTATGATGAAGAAAAGGGTTCCCTTGTAGTCTGGGGCTGGGCTGCAGATATTGTCAGTGGTGAGACTGCGGATTATGTACTTTACAGAGTCGGCAAGAAACTGTTTTTTGGCTCACAGGTTGATGGGGAGAGAAGCGGTTTAGCCAAGCATTATAAAAAAGATGGTTTACGGTATGCTGGTTATGGGTTTAGTATCCCTTCGCATTTAGTGGCAGGAAAAGAGTTTGAAATCCTATGGGTATCAAAAGAAGGTAAATACGGCCCGTTATCATTGCATAAGTTTAACAATATAAGTTTGGATATAGAGCAAAAATTATCGGATAAAGAACTTCCAGATGTGGACGAATTTGGTGTGATGCAGCAAGGTTTCTATTGA
- a CDS encoding CDP-glycerol glycerophosphotransferase family protein, producing the protein MPFERVKNFLAARRGQKAFNALSQANREIVFYSEDIHSFVHFEEIINGLFSRYKQEVCYLTSAPDDPLLSRPLPGMQVFYIGEGLVRTTVFRTLKAGLLVMTMPDLENFHIKRSQIFQVHYLYLFHAMVSTHSNYRKAAFDNFDTIFCTGSFQIDEIRATETEYGLKKKNLYSDGYRRLEAIIADVQRHRSLTQDSIDNGKKTVIVAPSWGDNAILERCGEEIVEVLLEAGYNTIVRPHPMTTKHRPQLIEAINTRFSENENFSLQIDVRDNKTLYESHVMISDWSGVAMEYAFACERPVVFIDLPKKCNNPEADRIPHTPIEVSIRNKVGRVVSPDSLGALPAVIEDIYKDTSKFTHQIRAAREESVFNLGGSIDGAVDEIMRIASTLKS; encoded by the coding sequence ATGCCATTTGAAAGAGTTAAAAATTTTTTAGCTGCACGACGAGGCCAAAAGGCTTTTAATGCCTTGAGTCAAGCTAATCGAGAAATAGTTTTTTACTCAGAAGATATACATTCATTTGTACACTTTGAAGAAATTATCAATGGCTTATTTAGCCGTTACAAACAAGAGGTATGCTATTTGACCTCTGCGCCTGACGATCCCCTTTTAAGCCGTCCGTTGCCGGGTATGCAAGTTTTTTATATTGGAGAGGGGCTTGTAAGGACGACAGTATTTAGAACACTAAAAGCGGGTCTTTTGGTTATGACTATGCCGGACCTCGAAAATTTTCATATAAAACGTTCCCAAATTTTCCAGGTACATTACCTCTACTTATTTCATGCCATGGTAAGTACGCACTCTAATTATCGCAAAGCGGCTTTTGATAATTTTGATACTATTTTTTGCACTGGGTCATTTCAGATCGATGAAATAAGAGCGACCGAGACAGAATATGGCCTAAAAAAGAAAAACCTTTACTCGGATGGATATCGACGCCTGGAAGCAATCATTGCTGACGTACAGCGGCACCGCAGCTTAACGCAAGACTCAATAGACAACGGGAAAAAAACAGTGATTGTTGCGCCATCATGGGGCGACAATGCGATATTAGAGCGGTGTGGTGAGGAGATAGTCGAGGTGCTATTAGAGGCCGGATATAACACTATTGTTCGCCCTCACCCAATGACAACAAAACATCGCCCTCAATTAATAGAAGCTATAAACACACGCTTTAGTGAAAATGAAAATTTTTCATTACAAATTGATGTTCGTGATAATAAAACACTGTATGAAAGCCATGTAATGATCAGTGATTGGTCTGGCGTAGCAATGGAATATGCATTTGCCTGTGAGCGGCCGGTAGTATTTATCGATTTGCCTAAAAAGTGCAACAACCCTGAAGCTGATCGTATCCCTCACACTCCTATTGAGGTGTCGATTAGAAATAAAGTAGGGAGAGTGGTCTCTCCAGATTCATTGGGGGCATTGCCTGCTGTCATAGAAGATATTTATAAAGACACCTCCAAATTTACCCATCAAATAAGAGCGGCCCGAGAAGAAAGCGTTTTTAATTTGGGGGGGTCAATTGATGGCGCGGTTGATGAAATAATGAGAATCGCATCAACACTAAAATCGTAG
- a CDS encoding phosphonoacetaldehyde reductase produces the protein MQKELIGRGATQLLSEYLSSLNVKKLLLVTGKSSYQNCGAQQAFDAVLAGYDCFYYNEFSPNPKFEEVMSGVELARGEGVDLIIAVGGGSAIDVAKCIAAFYPSPGQELQLATGESRLEVDPLPSIAVPTTAGTGSEATHFAVIYVDGKKYSLAAQSLLPIAVILDSTYSENLPPYITASTGFDALCQAVESYWAVGSTTESRAYAAEAISLLLTHLPISVNAPKQLSREKVLYAAHLAGKAINISKTTAPHALSYTITSLYGVPHGHAAALTLGAFFAYHAPEKALEINGHLTSEEFQLRMTELFNLLGVTSPAEAKRFWYELMKNCGLDLKLGNTKVSESPELGSIVASVNLERLKNHPVKFSEAQLLELLGTVP, from the coding sequence ATGCAGAAAGAGTTGATCGGTCGAGGAGCGACCCAGTTACTCTCAGAATACTTGAGCAGTTTAAATGTAAAAAAGCTGCTTTTAGTCACTGGTAAATCCTCCTATCAAAACTGTGGTGCACAGCAAGCGTTTGATGCTGTGCTGGCAGGCTATGACTGTTTCTATTACAACGAATTTTCCCCCAATCCAAAATTTGAAGAGGTAATGTCAGGTGTAGAGCTTGCTCGAGGAGAGGGCGTTGATCTGATCATTGCAGTGGGTGGAGGAAGTGCAATTGACGTTGCAAAGTGTATCGCGGCGTTTTACCCATCGCCAGGGCAGGAATTACAGCTTGCCACAGGAGAATCCAGGCTCGAAGTTGATCCTCTGCCTTCGATTGCTGTACCGACAACTGCTGGTACAGGCAGTGAAGCAACACATTTTGCCGTTATATATGTTGATGGAAAAAAATACTCCTTAGCGGCTCAATCTTTATTGCCAATAGCGGTTATTCTCGACTCTACATACTCGGAGAACCTCCCCCCTTATATTACTGCTTCCACAGGTTTTGATGCGCTTTGCCAAGCGGTTGAGTCCTATTGGGCTGTAGGTTCCACGACTGAGAGTAGGGCCTATGCGGCTGAGGCCATTTCATTGCTTTTAACCCATTTACCTATATCGGTTAATGCGCCTAAGCAATTATCAAGGGAGAAGGTTTTATATGCTGCGCACCTTGCTGGTAAGGCGATTAATATTAGTAAGACAACGGCCCCTCATGCCCTTTCATATACAATTACAAGCTTGTATGGGGTTCCTCATGGTCACGCGGCGGCTTTAACCTTGGGTGCTTTTTTTGCATACCATGCCCCGGAAAAAGCCCTAGAAATAAACGGCCACCTTACTTCAGAGGAATTCCAGTTAAGAATGACAGAGCTGTTTAACTTGCTAGGTGTAACATCGCCTGCTGAGGCTAAGCGCTTCTGGTACGAGTTAATGAAAAATTGTGGACTTGATTTAAAACTGGGCAATACTAAGGTCTCCGAGTCTCCTGAATTGGGGTCAATAGTGGCCTCAGTTAATCTGGAGCGTTTAAAAAACCACCCTGTAAAATTCAGTGAGGCCCAGCTTCTAGAATTACTGGGCACTGTGCCATAG
- the aepY gene encoding phosphonopyruvate decarboxylase, whose product MINPADFFAALTQSGVGYFTGVPDSLLKTFCAYVTDNTEASNHVIAANEGAAVGLAVGYHLATGQIPLVYLQNSGLGNTINPLTSLVDAEVYSIPMLLMVGWRGEPGVKDEPQHVKQGRITLDMLESMQLPYTVIDGTEPDIDAVVSAATASAKELGSAHFLVVRKGSFDSYKMQAGLAQDFGWNREDAIKAIVDQLGASDIVVATTGMASRELFECRVALGQSHEQDFLTVGGMGHASQIALGIASQKEDRQIVCIDGDGAALMHLGSMAINGMANMKNFKHIIINNGAHDSVGGQPTVAFDIDLPKIAEACGYRQVNTCDSSDTLTADLKSFFDAPGPSVLEIKVNKGNRSDLGRPTTTPKQNKQAFMSFVQS is encoded by the coding sequence ATGATTAATCCTGCTGATTTTTTTGCTGCGCTGACGCAATCCGGTGTTGGGTATTTTACAGGTGTGCCTGATTCATTACTTAAGACATTTTGTGCCTATGTAACCGATAATACTGAAGCATCAAACCATGTTATTGCCGCTAATGAGGGCGCTGCTGTTGGTTTGGCAGTGGGCTACCATTTGGCTACTGGGCAGATCCCTCTGGTTTATCTTCAAAACTCTGGTCTGGGGAATACCATTAACCCGTTGACATCTTTAGTGGATGCTGAGGTTTATAGTATCCCGATGCTATTGATGGTGGGATGGCGTGGTGAGCCTGGTGTGAAAGATGAGCCTCAGCACGTCAAGCAGGGTCGAATTACTCTGGATATGCTTGAGTCGATGCAGTTACCTTATACAGTTATTGATGGGACTGAACCTGATATAGATGCCGTGGTCTCGGCCGCGACTGCGTCGGCTAAAGAGCTGGGTAGTGCCCATTTCTTAGTGGTTAGAAAGGGTAGCTTTGATAGCTATAAAATGCAGGCTGGTTTAGCGCAAGATTTTGGCTGGAATCGTGAAGATGCAATAAAAGCGATTGTTGATCAATTGGGCGCGAGTGATATTGTGGTTGCTACAACAGGCATGGCCTCAAGAGAGTTGTTTGAGTGCAGAGTTGCCTTGGGGCAAAGTCATGAACAAGACTTTTTGACAGTAGGTGGTATGGGGCATGCTTCTCAGATAGCGCTTGGTATTGCTAGTCAAAAGGAAGATCGGCAGATTGTGTGTATTGATGGTGACGGGGCTGCTTTGATGCACCTGGGTTCTATGGCGATCAATGGCATGGCCAACATGAAAAATTTTAAGCATATTATTATTAACAATGGTGCCCATGATTCAGTCGGTGGGCAGCCTACAGTGGCCTTTGATATTGACCTGCCAAAAATTGCTGAAGCTTGTGGCTATCGTCAGGTCAACACCTGTGATAGTTCAGATACCCTGACCGCAGATTTAAAATCTTTCTTTGATGCTCCTGGGCCTTCTGTTTTAGAGATTAAAGTTAATAAAGGTAATCGCAGTGACCTCGGTCGCCCTACCACTACGCCAAAGCAGAATAAGCAAGCATTTATGAGTTTTGTTCAATCCTGA
- the aepX gene encoding phosphoenolpyruvate mutase — MKKVYVGMSADLIHPGHINIINEAQKLGEVTVGVLTDQAIASYKRLPFLSYEQRKGVVENIKGVSSVVPQETLDYRPNLQAYKPDIVVHGDDWKSGVQAKTRQQVIDTLAEWGGDLVEVTYTEGISSTQLHEGLKEVGTTPDIRLKRLRRLIDAKPIVRVLEAHTPLCGLIIEHANADVEGVKREFDAMWSSSLTDSTAKGKPDIEALDLTSRLQNINDTFEVTTKPLIYDADTGGIPEHFAFTVKSLERVGVSAVIIEDKVGLKKNSLFGNDVEQQQASIEEFCHKIAVGKNAQITDDFMVIARIESLILERGMDDAVERAKAYIAAGADGIMIHSREKSPAEILEFCAIYRALETQVPLVAVPSSYNSITDTELADAGVNVVIYANHMLRAAYPAMNDVAHSILEHGRSLECADKCMPIKGILDLIPGTR; from the coding sequence ATGAAAAAAGTTTACGTAGGAATGAGCGCCGATTTAATCCACCCAGGCCATATAAATATTATAAATGAAGCTCAAAAACTAGGAGAGGTGACAGTAGGGGTTCTGACCGATCAGGCTATTGCAAGTTACAAGCGCTTGCCCTTTCTTTCTTATGAGCAGCGAAAGGGGGTTGTAGAAAATATTAAGGGTGTAAGTAGTGTTGTCCCTCAGGAGACGCTTGACTACCGCCCCAACCTTCAGGCCTACAAGCCTGACATCGTTGTGCATGGTGATGACTGGAAGTCCGGTGTACAAGCCAAAACCCGTCAGCAAGTGATTGATACGTTGGCTGAGTGGGGCGGTGATTTGGTTGAGGTTACCTATACTGAAGGTATCTCATCTACCCAGTTGCATGAAGGTTTAAAAGAAGTTGGTACGACACCGGATATTCGTCTGAAGCGCCTGCGTCGATTAATTGATGCCAAGCCTATTGTGCGTGTTTTGGAAGCTCATACACCCCTTTGTGGCTTGATAATTGAGCACGCGAATGCTGATGTTGAGGGCGTGAAGCGCGAGTTTGATGCGATGTGGTCAAGCAGCTTGACGGATTCAACCGCCAAGGGAAAACCTGATATCGAAGCTCTGGATTTAACCTCCAGGCTGCAGAATATCAATGATACTTTTGAAGTAACTACAAAGCCTCTTATCTATGATGCTGATACCGGTGGTATTCCTGAACACTTTGCTTTTACTGTTAAAAGCCTGGAGCGCGTTGGAGTTTCGGCGGTCATTATTGAAGATAAGGTGGGTCTGAAGAAGAATTCGCTTTTTGGTAATGACGTTGAGCAGCAACAGGCTAGCATTGAAGAATTTTGTCATAAAATAGCCGTCGGTAAAAATGCCCAGATCACAGATGACTTTATGGTGATAGCCCGGATAGAGAGCCTGATTCTTGAGCGGGGTATGGATGATGCGGTTGAACGGGCTAAAGCATATATTGCTGCAGGCGCGGACGGCATTATGATTCATAGTCGTGAAAAAAGCCCAGCTGAAATTCTGGAGTTTTGCGCTATATATCGCGCACTTGAAACTCAGGTACCACTAGTTGCCGTGCCTTCCAGCTACAATAGTATTACAGATACTGAACTTGCTGATGCAGGTGTGAATGTAGTGATTTACGCTAACCACATGTTGCGAGCGGCGTATCCAGCGATGAATGACGTTGCTCACTCAATACTAGAGCATGGACGGTCTTTGGAGTGTGCCGATAAGTGTATGCCAATCAAGGGAATTTTAGATTTAATACCAGGGACCAGATAA
- a CDS encoding YidC/Oxa1 family membrane protein insertase, producing the protein MAKQISIFRHCSAFFTAISMMLIFCSLPAIAQGADSNSRPIERAITAADFEAIREPRIFYGLASYYNNIDYYLTDAQHVEKLPLDQELSLPANHWFVAIGRFNALAVRGEGVVVTPSQSQPVMDLSTGVKSDSVLVKALPRQELEQLSPELGQLRYVHLWSVFSVLAKTAEAALVFIQKNMVDSWGLAILVFAVLMKILLLPVAILTVKAQRKVSHIQAQLAPKLAEIKANYDGEEAHNRLMEAHKSLNVTPFYALTPMMATLVQIPILIAVFNALGEMPQFVGEPFLWISDLAYPDSVGTLPLLIPMLGDSISLLPVLMTAVTVLATILFQDRLATEQEVKRQKRNLYLMGIAFFILFYPFPAAMVLYWTSVNILQIFQQRVIKI; encoded by the coding sequence ATGGCCAAACAGATATCTATTTTTCGGCATTGCTCGGCATTTTTTACGGCTATTTCAATGATGCTTATATTCTGTAGTCTGCCAGCCATTGCTCAGGGTGCTGACTCGAATAGTCGCCCCATTGAGAGAGCCATAACGGCTGCCGACTTCGAGGCAATCAGGGAGCCCCGTATTTTTTATGGCCTTGCGTCATACTATAACAATATTGATTACTACCTAACTGATGCGCAGCATGTTGAAAAGTTACCCTTGGATCAAGAGCTGTCTCTACCGGCTAACCACTGGTTTGTAGCTATTGGCAGGTTCAATGCACTGGCAGTCCGTGGTGAAGGGGTTGTGGTTACCCCCAGTCAATCGCAGCCGGTAATGGATCTCTCGACAGGGGTAAAGAGCGACTCGGTGTTGGTCAAGGCTTTGCCCAGACAAGAGCTTGAACAGTTGTCGCCAGAGTTAGGGCAGTTGCGTTATGTCCACCTGTGGTCAGTATTTTCTGTATTGGCTAAAACGGCCGAAGCCGCATTGGTTTTCATACAAAAAAACATGGTGGATAGCTGGGGTCTGGCAATCCTGGTCTTTGCTGTGCTTATGAAGATACTGCTATTGCCGGTGGCCATACTTACGGTCAAGGCTCAAAGAAAGGTTAGTCATATACAGGCACAACTTGCTCCCAAGCTGGCCGAGATTAAGGCCAACTATGATGGTGAAGAGGCGCACAATCGGCTTATGGAAGCCCATAAGAGCCTCAATGTTACGCCCTTCTATGCACTGACGCCGATGATGGCGACGCTGGTCCAAATTCCAATTTTAATTGCTGTATTTAATGCTCTCGGAGAAATGCCGCAATTTGTAGGTGAGCCGTTTTTATGGATCTCAGATCTGGCCTATCCTGACTCCGTTGGCACATTGCCCCTTTTGATTCCCATGCTGGGCGACTCGATCAGTTTGCTGCCTGTTTTAATGACCGCTGTCACTGTGCTGGCAACCATACTATTTCAGGACCGTCTCGCTACGGAGCAGGAAGTAAAACGGCAAAAGCGTAACCTGTACTTGATGGGTATTGCGTTTTTTATCCTGTTTTACCCGTTCCCGGCGGCTATGGTTCTGTATTGGACTTCGGTCAATATCCTGCAAATTTTTCAGCAGAGGGTCATTAAAATTTAA
- a CDS encoding sulfotransferase family protein: MMYHRLLILWGWVKPSIYKPSYISIKSPAIMELICGMHRCGTSLVARLLKESGGKFGDEAGFYAPDNWNPDGYFEQREIIAVNRNIQNGMLGRFHYFFLPSSTTILNRGQKNHTELVSLIKEYKDAMVKENRFCLTLPAWIEAGLSVKKLLIVFRHPKDVAKSLYSRNKIPSKLAYHLYHEHFLRLEAASKHIPKTYLWYDALISQPQFMEQEVNKLSSFSGLPRETIHLAASNAINLRDQPPLPLLGSLPPKMAALYSDMIQLSKSSPQGN, encoded by the coding sequence ATGATGTACCATCGTCTTTTGATTTTATGGGGCTGGGTTAAACCTTCTATCTATAAACCTTCTTATATTTCTATCAAGAGCCCAGCAATAATGGAACTAATCTGCGGGATGCATCGATGCGGAACATCTCTAGTAGCCAGACTGCTAAAAGAATCAGGCGGAAAGTTCGGAGACGAAGCTGGATTTTACGCCCCTGATAATTGGAACCCGGATGGATATTTTGAACAGCGTGAAATTATTGCCGTTAACCGCAACATTCAAAATGGGATGTTAGGCCGCTTTCACTACTTTTTTCTTCCATCTAGCACCACGATACTGAACCGGGGGCAAAAGAATCATACAGAGTTAGTCTCGCTTATTAAGGAATATAAGGACGCAATGGTCAAGGAGAATCGGTTTTGTTTAACCCTGCCAGCCTGGATTGAAGCGGGGCTTTCAGTTAAGAAATTATTAATTGTTTTCCGGCACCCTAAAGACGTTGCGAAATCGCTATATAGCCGAAATAAGATCCCGTCAAAGCTTGCCTACCACCTTTATCACGAGCATTTTTTAAGACTGGAAGCAGCTAGCAAACATATACCCAAGACCTATCTGTGGTACGATGCACTCATTAGCCAGCCTCAATTTATGGAGCAGGAGGTCAATAAGCTATCCAGTTTTTCCGGCTTGCCTCGTGAAACTATCCATCTTGCAGCTTCAAACGCTATTAACCTAAGAGACCAGCCACCACTCCCTTTATTAGGCAGCCTGCCACCAAAAATGGCGGCGTTATATAGTGATATGATACAACTTAGTAAATCCAGTCCACAGGGTAATTAA
- a CDS encoding glycosyltransferase family 2 protein, with protein MATLSIIVPVYNGANSISQLVHNCLDELLPKHPSIEIVLVNDGSADNSHAVILDLLKTDQGKFVRYIQLSKNFGEHNAVMCGLNHCSGEVAVIIDDDFQNPPQEISKMVEKLETGYDVVYSYYEKKQHSWFRNLGSKFNNTIATTLLNKPSELYLSSFKCLNRFTIDAIKDYDGPYPYVDGLILRCTRSIGTQLCDHHARTDGESNYTLRKLISLWLNMFTSFSVVPLRLASYLGMFMATTGLCLALWFIYSWYAGGDLDSNIPKGWASLIVSVTVFSGIQLLVLGVVGEYVGRIFLTQNRQPQFIVRTVYENSSKES; from the coding sequence ATGGCTACGCTTTCAATAATAGTACCGGTATACAATGGTGCGAACAGTATCTCTCAACTAGTCCACAATTGTTTAGATGAGCTACTACCCAAACACCCTTCTATCGAAATTGTTCTGGTTAATGATGGCAGCGCCGACAACTCCCATGCAGTCATTCTTGATTTGCTAAAAACTGACCAAGGGAAATTTGTACGTTACATCCAGCTTTCGAAAAATTTTGGTGAGCACAATGCGGTAATGTGCGGCCTAAATCATTGCAGTGGCGAAGTTGCTGTTATAATCGACGATGACTTTCAGAACCCTCCGCAAGAAATCTCAAAGATGGTAGAAAAGCTGGAAACTGGCTATGACGTTGTCTACAGCTACTATGAAAAAAAGCAGCATTCATGGTTCAGGAACCTGGGGAGTAAGTTTAATAATACAATCGCGACCACCCTACTCAATAAACCTTCTGAGTTGTATTTATCCAGTTTTAAATGTCTGAACAGGTTTACAATTGATGCCATTAAAGACTATGACGGCCCCTACCCTTATGTCGATGGTTTGATCTTGCGCTGTACTCGCTCTATTGGAACCCAATTATGTGACCATCATGCGAGAACGGACGGTGAGTCCAATTATACCCTTAGAAAGCTAATCTCCCTGTGGCTCAATATGTTTACCAGCTTTTCCGTGGTGCCTCTGAGGTTAGCTTCATATCTGGGAATGTTTATGGCAACTACCGGGCTTTGCCTGGCTCTATGGTTTATTTATAGCTGGTATGCCGGTGGTGATTTAGACTCTAACATTCCAAAAGGCTGGGCATCTCTTATAGTTAGTGTCACTGTCTTCTCCGGAATACAGTTATTAGTTTTGGGCGTGGTTGGCGAGTATGTCGGAAGAATATTCTTGACTCAGAATCGTCAGCCACAATTTATAGTACGAACCGTATACGAAAATTCTTCTAAGGAATCATAG